A genomic stretch from Hoplias malabaricus isolate fHopMal1 chromosome 4, fHopMal1.hap1, whole genome shotgun sequence includes:
- the LOC136694078 gene encoding general transcription factor II-I repeat domain-containing protein 2A-like, whose amino-acid sequence MAKRKIDSENRGFQSRWENEYMFTEIAGKPVCLLCGSNIAVMKEYNLRRHYETKHENKFKNLSAGQMLQKVEELKKNLTSQQKFFTKAKSQSEAAVKASFIMAEEIAKSGRPFTEGEFVKNCMMKVCDVLCPDKTQAFANVSLSRNTVANRVCEMATYLKTQLIERAKDFVAYSLAVDETTDATDTAQLAIFIRGVDSNLCVTEEILDIKSMHGTMKGEDIFGNVFQSVTDMKLPWEKLVGLTTDGAPAMCGEKNGLVGRMRSKMREENCAGELTVYHCIIHQESLSAKVLKMDHVMNTVTQTVNFIRAQGVRTALQ is encoded by the coding sequence ATGGCCAAGAGAAAAATTGATTCTGAAAACCGAGGCTTTCAAAGCCGGTGGGAGAATGAGTATATGTTTACTGAAATTGCAGGTAAACCAGTGTGTCTCCTTTGCGGGAGTAATATCGCTGTAATGAAGGAGTATAACCTAAGACGGCACTACGAGACAAAACAtgagaacaaattcaaaaaccTGAGCGCAGGACAGATGCTACAAAAGGTAGAGGAGTTGAAGAAGAATTTGACATCCCAGCAGAAGTTTTTCACCAAAGCAAAATCACAAAGTGAAGCTGCTGTGAAAGCAAGTTTCATTATGGCCGAAGAGATCGCCAAATCAGGACGGCCGTTTACCGAGGGGGAATTCGTAAAGAATTGTATGATGAAAGTGTGCGACGTCCTTTGTCCAGATAAAACGCAAGCGTTTGCAAATGTAAGCCTCAGCAGAAACACTGTTGCTAATCGGGTTTGTGAGATGGCGACTTATTTGAAAACACAGTTGATTGAAAGAGCAAAAGATTTTGTTGCATACTCCCTTGCCGTGGATGAAACTACTGACGCGACTGACACTGCACAGCTGGCGATATTTATCCGTGGTGTGGATTCCAATTTGTGCGTAACAGAGGAAATACTGGACATTAAATCGATGCACGGGACAATGAAAGGAGAAGACATCTTTGGAAATGTATTTCAAAGTGTAACCGACATGAAACTGCCGTGGGAAAAACTCGTTGGACTTACAACAGATGGCGCACCTGCTATGTGTGGTGAAAAAAATGGACTGGTGGGAAGGATGCGCTCAAAGATGCGGGAGGAGAACTGTGCCGGTGAGTTGACAGTGTATCACTGCATCATACACCAGGAATCGCTGAGTGCTAAAGTCCTAAAAATGGATCATGTGATGAACACTGTAACACAAACCGTCAACTTTATCAGAGCCCAAGGAGTTCGCACGGCGCTTCAGTGA